Proteins encoded within one genomic window of Halomonas sp. YLGW01:
- the zapE gene encoding cell division protein ZapE, giving the protein MTQSSLSRLSPLSPLGAYEHALERGFVEDGAQRRAAEALDACVEALHEAPSQGPGEGDRQGDRVAAGGLYLWGPVGRGKTWLMDRFVASLEVPARRQHFHHFMRWVHRRQFQLMGTADPVGQLAAELADEVRVLCLDELYVNDIADAMLLGGVLMALFEQGVVLVTTSNQAPDQLYADGFNRERFLPAIATLEQHLEVLNLDGGKDHRQHPGEARERYWVVAPGAPSPLPAVFEELVGQQVTTTAPITLGHREIDIERRGEDVLWCRYAMLCEQPLSALDFIGLCDRFRAILLDEVPSLGGEPEAALIARGTEDGVARVAAGDRALPALSPRDDGVRRFIALVDECYDRGIPLYLAARVPLEALYSEGHLAFPFRRSLSRLQEMQLRRFGAEASRR; this is encoded by the coding sequence ATGACCCAGTCGTCCCTCTCGCGCCTCTCACCCCTCTCACCCCTTGGCGCCTATGAGCACGCCCTCGAGCGCGGCTTCGTCGAGGACGGCGCCCAGCGTCGGGCCGCCGAGGCGTTGGACGCCTGTGTCGAGGCGCTGCACGAAGCGCCATCCCAGGGGCCGGGCGAAGGGGACAGGCAAGGGGATCGGGTGGCGGCCGGAGGCCTCTATCTCTGGGGGCCGGTGGGTCGCGGCAAGACCTGGCTGATGGATCGCTTCGTGGCATCGCTTGAGGTGCCGGCGCGCCGCCAGCATTTCCATCACTTCATGCGCTGGGTACACCGGCGCCAGTTCCAGCTGATGGGCACCGCCGACCCGGTGGGGCAGTTGGCGGCCGAGCTCGCCGACGAGGTGCGGGTGCTGTGCCTGGATGAGCTCTACGTCAACGATATCGCCGATGCCATGCTGCTGGGCGGCGTGCTGATGGCACTGTTCGAGCAGGGCGTGGTGCTGGTCACCACCTCCAACCAGGCACCGGATCAGCTCTATGCCGACGGCTTCAACCGCGAGCGCTTCCTGCCGGCCATCGCCACCCTCGAGCAGCATCTTGAGGTGCTCAACCTCGACGGCGGCAAGGACCACCGCCAGCATCCGGGCGAGGCGCGGGAGCGCTACTGGGTGGTCGCGCCCGGCGCGCCGAGTCCCTTGCCGGCGGTCTTCGAGGAACTGGTGGGGCAACAGGTGACGACAACCGCGCCCATCACCCTTGGCCATCGGGAGATCGATATCGAGCGCCGGGGTGAGGACGTGCTCTGGTGTCGATACGCCATGCTATGCGAGCAGCCGCTGTCGGCGCTGGACTTCATCGGCCTGTGTGATCGGTTTCGAGCCATCCTGCTGGATGAGGTGCCAAGCCTTGGCGGCGAGCCCGAGGCCGCGCTTATCGCTCGCGGCACCGAGGATGGCGTGGCGCGGGTCGCCGCCGGCGATCGGGCGCTGCCCGCGCTCTCGCCCCGGGACGACGGCGTTCGCCGCTTCATCGCCCTGGTCGATGAATGCTACGACCGGGGCATCCCCCTCTACCTCGCCGCCCGGGTGCCCCTCGAGGCGTTGTACTCCGAGGGGCACCTGGCCTTTCCCTTCCGGCGCAGCCTGAGCCGCCTTCAGGAAATGCAGCTCAGGCGCTTCGGCGCCGAGGCGTCCAGGCGATGA
- the astB gene encoding N-succinylarginine dihydrolase, which produces MSDVREVNFDGLVGPTHNYSGLAHGNVASMSHSGLVSNPREGALQGLGKMKSLMDAGYAQGVLPPQQRPDLGALRALGFTGSDGEVLARAAKEAPQILRAVCSASSMWTANAGTVTPSVDAPDGRVHFTPANLQSSFHRYLEPQTTGRVLAAIFADEGHFAHHPVLPATPAFSDEGAANHTRLCGAYGEPGVHLFVYGRQAFGGDGIEPKRYPARQTLEASQAVARQHGLTDAQTVFAQQHPAAIDAGVFHNDVIAVGNGPVLLYHAKAFRDEQGTLDELRAKMATPLIPVRVPEEAVSLEDAVGSYLFNSQLLANPDGSMTLVVPGECQENEAVWRTIQDLLIAGPNPINEVLVKDVKQSMRNGGGPACLRLRVALSDAERAAVTGRVLLDDGLYGDLTAWVERHYRDRLAPEDLADPQLAVETLTALDELTRLLKIGSVYPFQLG; this is translated from the coding sequence ATGAGTGACGTGCGCGAAGTGAACTTCGACGGCCTGGTGGGGCCGACCCACAACTACTCGGGGCTGGCCCACGGCAACGTGGCCTCGATGAGCCACAGCGGCCTGGTCTCGAACCCCCGGGAAGGCGCCCTGCAGGGCCTTGGCAAGATGAAGTCGCTGATGGACGCCGGCTACGCCCAGGGTGTGCTGCCGCCCCAGCAGCGCCCGGACCTCGGCGCCCTGCGTGCGCTGGGTTTCACCGGCAGCGATGGCGAGGTACTCGCCCGGGCCGCCAAGGAGGCCCCGCAGATCCTGCGCGCGGTCTGCTCGGCCTCCAGCATGTGGACCGCCAATGCCGGCACCGTGACACCGAGCGTCGACGCCCCTGACGGCCGGGTGCACTTCACCCCGGCCAACCTGCAGTCGAGCTTTCATCGCTACCTGGAGCCGCAGACCACCGGGCGGGTGCTGGCGGCGATCTTCGCCGACGAGGGCCACTTCGCCCATCATCCGGTGCTGCCGGCGACCCCGGCGTTCTCCGATGAGGGCGCGGCCAACCACACCCGGCTGTGCGGCGCCTATGGCGAGCCCGGCGTGCACCTGTTCGTCTATGGTCGCCAGGCCTTCGGCGGCGATGGCATCGAGCCCAAGCGCTACCCGGCCCGCCAGACCCTCGAGGCCAGCCAGGCCGTCGCCCGTCAGCACGGCCTGACGGACGCCCAGACGGTGTTCGCCCAGCAGCACCCGGCGGCCATCGACGCCGGCGTCTTCCACAATGACGTGATCGCCGTGGGCAACGGCCCGGTGCTGCTCTACCACGCCAAGGCCTTCCGCGACGAGCAGGGCACCCTGGACGAGCTGCGCGCCAAGATGGCCACGCCGCTGATCCCGGTGCGGGTGCCGGAAGAGGCGGTCAGCCTCGAGGACGCCGTGGGCTCCTATCTCTTCAACTCCCAGCTGCTCGCCAACCCGGATGGCTCCATGACCCTGGTGGTGCCCGGCGAGTGCCAGGAGAACGAGGCCGTATGGCGCACCATCCAGGACCTGCTGATCGCCGGTCCGAACCCGATCAACGAGGTGCTGGTCAAGGACGTCAAGCAGAGCATGCGCAATGGAGGCGGCCCCGCCTGCCTGCGTCTGCGGGTAGCGCTGTCCGACGCCGAGCGTGCCGCCGTGACCGGCCGGGTGCTGCTCGACGACGGCCTCTATGGTGATCTCACCGCCTGGGTCGAGCGTCACTACCGCGATCGCCTGGCGCCGGAGGATCTGGCCGACCCGCAGCTCGCCGTCGAGACCCTCACCGCCCTGGATGAGCTGACCAGGCTCTTGAAGATCGGCTCGGTGTATCCGTTCCAGCTGGGCTGA
- the astD gene encoding succinylglutamate-semialdehyde dehydrogenase: protein MHAKQQLLIGGTWLPGEAEGFVKIDPVSNETLWQAGSASADQVGAAVKAARTAFPTWARTPFAERQALVERFRDVLDSRREALATAIAQETGKPLWEARTEVGAMIGKVALSVAAYHERTGERSKDVNGTTAVLRHRPHGVLAVFGPYNFPGHLPNGHMVPALLAGNTVVFKPSEQTPLTADLTLQCWREAGLPDGVINLVQGAAPVGQALSADPDIDGLLFTGSAKVGGILQRQFAGQLDKILALELGGNNPLVVKDVPDESAAVLAILQSAFLSGGQRCTCARRLIVPEGPVGDRLIESLVTAISKLRVAGQFSEDAPFYGGLVSREAADGLLKAQDDLEAMGGSVLSRMHCLEADTSLLSPALIDVTGIAVPDEEHFGPLLKVHRYADWDEAIALANDTRYGLSAGLIGGERADWDDFLLRIRAGIVNWNRQTTGASGDAPFGGVGDSGNHRPSAYYAADYCAYPVASMEAESLVLPETLPAGVVL, encoded by the coding sequence ATGCACGCCAAGCAGCAACTCCTGATCGGTGGCACCTGGCTTCCCGGCGAGGCCGAGGGCTTCGTCAAGATCGACCCGGTGTCTAACGAGACCCTGTGGCAGGCCGGCAGTGCCAGTGCCGACCAGGTCGGCGCCGCCGTCAAGGCCGCCCGTACCGCCTTTCCGACCTGGGCTCGCACGCCCTTCGCCGAGCGCCAGGCGCTGGTCGAGCGCTTCCGCGATGTGCTCGACAGTCGCCGCGAGGCGCTTGCCACCGCCATCGCCCAGGAGACCGGCAAGCCGCTCTGGGAGGCCAGAACTGAAGTCGGCGCCATGATCGGCAAGGTGGCGCTGTCGGTGGCTGCCTACCACGAGCGCACCGGCGAACGCAGCAAGGACGTCAACGGCACCACGGCGGTGCTGCGTCATCGCCCCCACGGCGTGCTGGCGGTGTTCGGCCCCTACAACTTCCCCGGCCACCTGCCCAACGGGCACATGGTGCCGGCGCTGCTGGCCGGCAACACGGTGGTCTTCAAGCCCAGCGAACAGACGCCGCTGACCGCCGATCTGACCCTGCAGTGCTGGCGCGAGGCCGGCCTGCCGGACGGCGTGATCAACCTGGTGCAGGGCGCCGCCCCGGTCGGTCAGGCGCTCTCCGCGGACCCGGACATCGACGGCCTGCTGTTCACCGGCAGCGCCAAGGTCGGCGGCATCCTGCAGCGCCAGTTTGCGGGCCAGCTCGACAAGATCCTGGCCCTGGAGCTCGGCGGCAACAACCCGCTGGTGGTCAAGGACGTGCCCGATGAGAGTGCCGCGGTGCTGGCCATCCTGCAGTCGGCCTTCCTCTCCGGCGGCCAGCGCTGCACCTGCGCACGCCGGCTGATCGTGCCGGAAGGCCCGGTGGGGGATCGCCTGATCGAATCGCTGGTCACGGCCATTTCAAAGCTGCGGGTGGCCGGTCAGTTCAGCGAGGATGCTCCCTTCTACGGTGGCCTGGTAAGCCGGGAGGCGGCCGACGGCCTGCTCAAGGCTCAGGACGATCTGGAAGCCATGGGGGGCAGTGTGCTTTCGCGCATGCACTGCCTGGAAGCGGACACCAGCCTGCTGTCGCCTGCGCTGATCGACGTCACCGGCATCGCGGTGCCCGATGAGGAGCACTTCGGCCCGCTGCTCAAGGTCCACCGCTACGCCGACTGGGACGAGGCGATCGCACTGGCCAACGACACCCGCTATGGCCTCTCCGCCGGCCTGATCGGCGGCGAACGCGCCGACTGGGACGACTTCCTGCTGCGCATCCGCGCCGGTATCGTCAACTGGAACCGCCAGACCACCGGCGCCTCCGGCGACGCGCCCTTCGGCGGCGTCGGCGACAGCGGCAACCATCGTCCCAGCGCCTATTACGCCGCCGACTACTGCGCCTACCCGGTCGCCTCCATGGAAGCCGAGAGCCTGGTGCTGCCCGAGACCCTGCCGGCGGGGGTGGTGTTATGA